The proteins below come from a single Crossiella sp. CA-258035 genomic window:
- the pucD gene encoding xanthine dehydrogenase subunit D has product MTRSEVSVTGGIGQSPLRPDGNLKVKGEFAYSSDLWAADMLWGATLRSPHAHARITSVDIAAALAVPGVHAVLTHADVPGRNAFGLEHVDQPVLAVDRVRYQGEAIAIVAADHPETARRAMDRIAVGYEVLEPVVDAELAAHEPQRNPLHENGNLVRHVPIRRGDPEAEAEVVVSGVYQVGMQDQAFLGPESGLAVPAEDGGVELYVATQWLHVDQGQVAQALGLPTDRVRITLAGVGGAFGAREDLSMQVHACLLALHTGRPVKMVYNREESFFGHVHRHPARMHYEHGATRDGKLVYVKARLYLDGGAYASTTAAVVANATTLGVGPYEVPNVVLDGYGVYTNNPPCGAMRGFGAVQACFGYESQMDKLAAALELDPVELRIRNAVAEGSVMPTGQVIDSAAPVAELLRLVKEKPLPTVDSVRDILDLPGGAANTTHGEGVRRGVGYGVGVKNVCFSEGFDDYSTARVRLSVLGGEPVALVHTAAAEVGQGLVTLLGQIARTELGVQQVTIAPADTSIGSAGSTSASRQSYVTGGATKAACEAVRAKLLALSGNRWPLTPGEIAEVLGQAVIEETVEWRHRPTETLDPLSGQGNAHVQYAFAAHRAVVDVDVELGLVKVVELACAQDVGKALNPDAVLGQIQGGSAQGLGLAVMEEIQTRDGLIRNPSFTDYLIPTILDMPPMVIDVLELADPHAPYGLRGVGEPPTISVTPAIAAAIRAASGLPLDRVPVRPEHLTGT; this is encoded by the coding sequence ATGACCAGGAGCGAGGTCTCCGTCACCGGCGGCATCGGCCAGTCGCCGCTGCGGCCGGACGGGAACCTGAAGGTCAAGGGCGAGTTCGCCTACTCCTCCGATCTGTGGGCCGCCGACATGCTGTGGGGCGCCACCCTGCGCAGCCCGCACGCGCACGCCCGGATCACCAGCGTGGACATCGCCGCGGCACTCGCGGTGCCCGGCGTGCACGCGGTGCTAACCCACGCGGATGTCCCGGGCCGCAACGCTTTTGGCCTGGAGCACGTGGATCAGCCGGTGCTCGCGGTGGACCGGGTGCGCTACCAGGGCGAGGCGATCGCGATCGTGGCCGCCGACCACCCGGAGACCGCGCGCCGGGCGATGGACCGGATCGCGGTCGGCTACGAGGTCCTGGAACCGGTGGTCGACGCCGAGCTGGCCGCGCACGAACCCCAGCGGAACCCGTTGCACGAGAACGGGAACCTGGTCCGGCACGTGCCGATCCGGCGCGGCGACCCCGAGGCCGAAGCCGAGGTCGTGGTCTCCGGCGTCTACCAGGTGGGCATGCAGGACCAGGCATTCCTCGGCCCGGAGTCCGGGCTCGCGGTGCCCGCCGAGGACGGCGGGGTCGAGCTGTACGTGGCCACCCAGTGGCTGCACGTGGACCAGGGCCAGGTGGCGCAAGCCCTTGGCCTGCCAACGGATCGGGTGCGCATCACCCTAGCCGGGGTGGGCGGCGCGTTCGGCGCTCGCGAGGACCTGTCCATGCAGGTGCACGCCTGCCTGCTCGCGCTGCACACCGGCCGTCCGGTGAAGATGGTCTACAACCGCGAGGAGAGTTTCTTCGGCCACGTGCACCGGCACCCGGCCCGGATGCACTACGAGCACGGCGCGACCAGGGACGGCAAGCTGGTCTACGTCAAGGCCAGGCTCTACCTCGACGGCGGCGCCTACGCCTCCACCACCGCCGCCGTGGTGGCCAACGCGACCACCCTGGGCGTCGGCCCGTACGAGGTGCCCAACGTGGTGCTGGACGGCTACGGCGTCTACACCAACAACCCGCCCTGCGGCGCGATGCGCGGCTTCGGCGCGGTGCAGGCCTGCTTCGGCTACGAATCCCAGATGGACAAGCTGGCCGCCGCGCTGGAGCTGGACCCGGTGGAGCTGCGCATCCGCAACGCGGTCGCCGAGGGCAGCGTGATGCCCACCGGCCAGGTCATCGACTCCGCCGCCCCGGTCGCCGAACTGCTCCGCCTGGTCAAGGAGAAACCACTGCCCACAGTGGACAGTGTGCGGGACATCCTGGACCTGCCCGGCGGCGCGGCCAACACCACGCACGGCGAGGGCGTGCGGCGCGGGGTCGGCTACGGGGTGGGGGTCAAGAACGTCTGCTTCTCCGAGGGCTTCGACGACTACTCCACCGCCAGGGTCCGGCTCTCCGTGCTCGGCGGCGAACCGGTCGCACTGGTGCACACCGCGGCCGCCGAGGTCGGCCAGGGCCTGGTCACCCTGCTCGGCCAGATCGCCCGCACCGAGCTGGGCGTCCAGCAGGTCACCATCGCACCTGCGGACACCTCCATCGGCAGCGCGGGCTCCACCTCGGCCTCCCGGCAGAGCTACGTCACCGGCGGCGCGACCAAGGCCGCCTGCGAGGCGGTCCGGGCGAAACTCCTGGCACTGAGCGGAAACCGGTGGCCGCTGACGCCCGGAGAGATCGCCGAGGTGCTCGGGCAGGCGGTGATCGAGGAGACCGTGGAGTGGCGGCACCGGCCCACCGAGACCCTGGACCCGTTGAGCGGTCAGGGCAACGCGCACGTGCAGTACGCCTTCGCCGCGCACCGCGCCGTGGTCGACGTGGACGTGGAGCTCGGCCTGGTCAAGGTGGTCGAGCTGGCCTGCGCCCAGGACGTGGGCAAGGCGCTCAACCCGGATGCGGTGCTCGGCCAGATCCAGGGCGGCTCCGCGCAGGGCCTCGGCCTGGCGGTGATGGAGGAGATCCAGACCAGGGACGGCCTGATCCGCAACCCCTCCTTCACCGACTACCTCATCCCGACCATCCTGGACATGCCGCCGATGGTGATCGACGTGCTCGAACTGGCCGACCCGCACGCCCCCTACGGCCTGCGCGGCGTCGGCGAGCCACCGACCATCTCGGTCACCCCGGCCATCGCCGCCGCCATCCGCGCCGCCAGCGGCCTGCCCCTGGACCGCGTCCCGGTCCGCCCCGAACACCTCACCGGCACCTAG
- the allB gene encoding allantoinase AllB, producing MYDLVLRSRRTCLPDGERPAAIAVHNGRIAAVAPHEADLPAHTDTDLGELALLPGLVDTHVHVNEPGRTEWEGFATATAAAAAGGVTTIIDMPLNSLPPTVDVAALNVKRQAAQGRCFVDVGFWGGAIPGKLHELPALHAEGVFGFKCFTVDSGVPEFPPLSWPEIDQALHRLVELDALLVVHAEDSEELATAPAAEGKRYQGFLASRPTSAENTAIARLAAITAGIGARAHVLHLSSAEALSIVAEAKAAGVRLSAETCPHYLTLTAESVPDGATEFKCCPPIRDAANQDQLWAGLADGVIDCVVSDHSPCTPDLKSRGGGDFGQAWGGVSSLQLGLPVLWTAARARGRPLAEVVRWLAERPADLAGLSHKGRIAVGCDADLVAFAADERFTVTPGELRHRHPITPYAGRELTGVVRRTWLRGKEIGARPHGELLRRDGG from the coding sequence GTGTACGACCTAGTGCTGCGCTCGCGGCGAACCTGCTTACCCGACGGCGAGCGACCGGCCGCGATCGCGGTCCACAATGGACGGATCGCGGCGGTCGCACCGCACGAGGCCGACCTGCCCGCGCACACCGACACCGACCTCGGCGAGCTGGCCCTGTTACCCGGCCTGGTGGACACGCACGTGCACGTCAACGAGCCCGGCCGGACCGAGTGGGAGGGTTTCGCCACCGCGACCGCCGCCGCCGCGGCCGGTGGCGTCACCACCATCATCGACATGCCGCTGAACTCGCTGCCGCCCACCGTGGACGTGGCCGCGCTCAACGTCAAACGCCAAGCGGCGCAAGGCCGATGCTTCGTCGACGTCGGCTTCTGGGGCGGCGCGATCCCGGGCAAGCTGCACGAGCTGCCCGCACTGCACGCCGAGGGCGTGTTCGGCTTCAAGTGCTTCACCGTCGACTCCGGCGTGCCCGAGTTCCCACCGCTGTCCTGGCCGGAGATCGACCAGGCCCTGCACCGGCTGGTCGAGCTGGACGCACTGCTGGTGGTGCACGCCGAGGACAGCGAGGAGCTGGCCACCGCACCCGCGGCCGAAGGCAAGAGATACCAGGGTTTCCTGGCCTCCCGGCCGACCAGCGCGGAGAACACCGCCATCGCCCGGCTGGCCGCCATCACCGCCGGCATCGGCGCCAGGGCGCACGTGCTGCACCTGTCCTCGGCCGAGGCACTGTCCATTGTGGCCGAAGCCAAGGCGGCAGGGGTCCGGCTGAGCGCGGAGACCTGCCCGCACTACCTGACCCTGACCGCCGAGTCGGTGCCCGACGGCGCCACCGAGTTCAAGTGCTGCCCGCCGATCCGGGACGCGGCCAACCAGGACCAGCTGTGGGCCGGCCTGGCCGACGGCGTGATCGACTGCGTCGTCTCCGACCACTCCCCCTGCACTCCTGACCTGAAGAGCCGGGGCGGCGGCGACTTCGGCCAGGCCTGGGGCGGGGTGTCCTCGCTCCAGCTCGGCCTGCCGGTGCTGTGGACCGCAGCCCGCGCCCGCGGCCGCCCGCTGGCCGAGGTGGTGCGCTGGCTGGCCGAACGCCCCGCCGACCTGGCCGGCCTGTCCCACAAGGGCCGCATCGCGGTGGGCTGCGACGCCGATCTGGTCGCCTTCGCCGCCGACGAGCGGTTCACCGTGACACCAGGGGAACTGCGCCACCGGCACCCGATCACCCCGTACGCCGGACGGGAGCTGACCGGCGTGGTGCGCCGGACCTGGTTGCGCGGCAAGGAGATCGGCGCGCGACCCCACGGCGAGCTGCTGCGGCGCGACGGAGGCTGA
- the alc gene encoding allantoicase has product MDTALPDLAARNLGGSVLTANDEFFAEKENLIKPEPPVFRPHTFTPKGQEYDGWETRRRRGVPGADWVVIRLGVPGIPRSVTVDTSFFKGNFPEQATVHGAALDGYPGPAELAAAEWVELVPRSPLRGHTQNTFAVATPLRITHVRLTIHPDGGVARLRVHGEPLPDPRELIGVPLDLAALVNGGRTVEASDGFFSPPDNMLQPGESRFMSDGWETARRRGPGHDWAVVRLTAEALPRVIDLSTLHYKGNSPGSAAVWGRVPGGEWTPLLPETPLLPDTGHRFRLAEPRPVTEVRLDIHPDGGVGRLRIWGPLTTTGRRELALRWFNALTPAAAEALLAAHGLPENDCRSLTAARPATELPAELRELGADTFSTPS; this is encoded by the coding sequence ATGGACACCGCCCTGCCCGACCTGGCCGCCCGCAACCTGGGCGGCTCGGTGCTGACCGCCAACGACGAGTTCTTCGCCGAGAAGGAGAACCTGATCAAGCCGGAGCCACCGGTGTTCCGGCCGCACACCTTCACCCCCAAGGGCCAGGAGTACGACGGCTGGGAGACCAGGCGGCGGCGCGGCGTGCCCGGCGCGGACTGGGTGGTCATCCGCCTCGGCGTGCCCGGCATCCCGCGCTCGGTCACCGTGGACACCAGCTTCTTCAAGGGCAACTTCCCGGAACAGGCCACCGTGCACGGCGCGGCCCTGGACGGCTACCCCGGCCCCGCCGAGCTGGCCGCGGCCGAGTGGGTCGAACTGGTGCCGCGCAGCCCGCTGCGGGGCCACACCCAGAACACCTTCGCGGTGGCCACCCCGCTGCGCATCACGCACGTCCGGCTGACCATCCACCCCGACGGCGGCGTGGCCAGGCTGCGCGTGCACGGCGAGCCGCTGCCCGACCCGCGGGAGCTGATCGGCGTGCCGCTGGACCTGGCCGCGCTGGTCAACGGCGGCCGCACGGTCGAGGCCAGCGACGGCTTCTTCTCCCCGCCGGACAACATGCTGCAACCCGGCGAGTCCCGGTTCATGAGCGACGGCTGGGAGACCGCCCGCCGCCGCGGCCCCGGCCACGACTGGGCGGTGGTCCGGCTGACCGCCGAGGCGCTGCCCAGGGTGATCGACCTGAGCACCCTGCACTACAAGGGCAACAGTCCCGGCAGCGCCGCGGTCTGGGGCCGCGTCCCCGGCGGCGAGTGGACCCCACTGCTGCCGGAGACCCCGCTGCTGCCCGACACCGGCCACCGCTTCCGCCTCGCCGAGCCCCGCCCGGTCACCGAGGTCCGCCTGGACATCCACCCCGACGGCGGCGTGGGCAGACTCCGGATCTGGGGTCCACTGACCACCACCGGCCGCCGCGAGCTGGCGCTGCGCTGGTTCAACGCGCTCACCCCCGCCGCGGCCGAGGCCCTGCTCGCCGCGCACGGCCTGCCGGAGAACGATTGCCGATCACTGACCGCGGCCCGCCCGGCCACCGAACTGCCCGCTGAGCTGCGCGAACTCGGCGCGGACACCTTCAGCACGCCGTCCTGA
- a CDS encoding DUF3592 domain-containing protein yields the protein MTPGDLHWEWLPGALILLVSVVLAVLLLRTLHWRTQGVNASATVLSSRTQLYEDRNPGVGPEWVTRVEHYATVAYQDGRGVEHVTEIRGDHSVGESVQVLYLPEAPDRAVSARSVSLGALLVGATVLLAWLAFMLYLAERTA from the coding sequence ATGACACCGGGCGACTTGCACTGGGAGTGGCTACCCGGCGCCCTGATCCTCCTGGTCAGCGTGGTGCTGGCGGTCCTGCTGCTGCGCACGCTGCACTGGCGCACCCAGGGCGTGAACGCCAGCGCCACCGTGCTGAGCAGCCGCACCCAGCTGTACGAGGACCGCAACCCCGGCGTCGGCCCCGAATGGGTGACCAGGGTCGAGCACTACGCCACGGTCGCCTACCAGGACGGGCGCGGCGTCGAACACGTCACCGAGATCCGCGGCGACCACAGCGTCGGCGAGTCGGTCCAGGTGCTCTACCTGCCCGAGGCCCCCGACCGCGCCGTCTCGGCCCGCTCGGTCTCCCTGGGCGCGCTGCTGGTCGGCGCCACCGTCCTGCTGGCCTGGCTGGCCTTCATGCTCTACCTCGCCGAGCGCACCGCCTGA
- a CDS encoding nucleotidyltransferase family protein, whose product MAAPPPRVAGLVLAAGAGRRYGGPKALAELDGTLFVDRATTVLAAAGCHPVLAVLGAAAEEVLARARLTGVTPVHNPDWPTGMGSSLRAGFAALPTDVDAVVVLPVDLPGITAEAVRRVLAHASPAALAAATFHGRRGHPVLFGRAHWAGAAASATGDAGARAYLAAHPPLPIPCEDVAEGSDVDTRNPLG is encoded by the coding sequence ATGGCCGCTCCGCCGCCCAGGGTCGCCGGGCTCGTGCTCGCCGCGGGCGCGGGCCGCCGCTACGGCGGGCCCAAGGCCCTCGCCGAGCTCGACGGCACGCTGTTCGTCGACCGCGCCACCACTGTGCTCGCCGCAGCGGGCTGCCACCCGGTGCTCGCCGTGCTCGGCGCGGCCGCGGAGGAGGTGCTGGCCCGGGCCCGCCTCACCGGCGTCACCCCGGTCCACAACCCCGACTGGCCCACCGGCATGGGCTCCTCGCTGCGCGCCGGGTTCGCCGCCCTGCCCACCGACGTCGACGCCGTGGTGGTGCTCCCGGTCGACCTGCCCGGCATCACCGCCGAGGCCGTCCGCCGGGTGCTCGCGCACGCCTCGCCGGCCGCGCTGGCCGCCGCCACCTTCCACGGCCGCCGCGGCCACCCGGTCCTGTTCGGCCGCGCGCACTGGGCCGGGGCCGCCGCCTCGGCCACCGGCGACGCCGGGGCCAGGGCCTACCTCGCCGCGCACCCGCCGCTGCCCATACCATGTGAGGACGTGGCCGAAGGGTCCGATGTGGACACTCGCAACCCGTTGGGCTGA
- a CDS encoding PEP/pyruvate-binding domain-containing protein, with amino-acid sequence MHAAPTDSDLVHAIIGEKLSLAAFDQLSGMLAGQPFVKLVVDREQGVIHFINNAHREFHVQYVGLDILGMDFDELAANVNSFNDSVYHDPDRRFYLGILALHKRSGHDGGAERRFISLETVEVDTMSAEMIRFFYGFVREWVDPSVPLVFKPATHLQERFLDGIPPAELPRVTAHELFASTRFVPLNPGSATGRLRAFATDKDYAAAANTLEWFDIIVMDRVPDDIPRLAGIINAQHTTPLSHTNVLASGWKIPNAIQLGVLARIEAEGLDGHWVEYRVESGGAEISLSRTEAPADLAAPPAWRAQQITLEEPETERTPILDMHKLRATDRHRYGTKAANLGELRHVLDHGSDRLLGFYQVPRPPRPNLLSYLARNLDVPADDKLATAAWQFLRENVRIPRGIAVPFAVQQRFLESSARIQQAIGKLKMALELDAPEVEPLSLALQKLIRGTRMPSDIRQEIDSAIVEQLGGVRTFVVRSSSNAEDLDGFSAAGIYESVNHVSTAEAIFDSIKLVWASLVSPRSVRLRQQAGISLDDCYMGVIVQEQVDAPVGGVLVTTNPMARNDFRNVYVNVSPQVTDVVSGTVLPMQYLYSTVEGGGRTLSLGDAGQDLPEPIQAMLQKLALAGRLLQSHFCPDYTFAAPVDIEWVTSADRVHILQLRPYSV; translated from the coding sequence GTGCACGCGGCCCCGACCGACTCGGACCTGGTTCACGCCATCATCGGCGAGAAGCTGTCCCTGGCGGCTTTCGACCAGCTCTCCGGCATGCTCGCCGGGCAGCCGTTCGTCAAGCTCGTGGTGGACCGGGAACAGGGCGTCATCCACTTCATCAACAACGCGCACCGGGAGTTCCACGTCCAGTACGTCGGCCTGGACATCCTGGGCATGGACTTCGACGAGCTGGCGGCCAACGTCAACTCCTTCAACGACAGCGTCTACCACGACCCGGACCGCCGCTTCTACCTCGGCATCCTGGCCCTGCACAAGCGGTCCGGCCACGACGGCGGCGCCGAGCGCCGGTTCATCTCGCTGGAGACCGTCGAGGTGGACACCATGTCCGCGGAGATGATCCGCTTCTTCTACGGCTTCGTCCGGGAGTGGGTCGACCCCTCGGTGCCGCTGGTGTTCAAGCCGGCCACGCACCTCCAGGAACGGTTCCTGGACGGCATCCCGCCCGCCGAGCTGCCCAGGGTGACCGCGCACGAGCTGTTCGCCTCCACCCGTTTTGTGCCGCTGAACCCGGGTTCGGCCACCGGCCGCCTGCGCGCCTTCGCCACGGACAAGGACTACGCCGCCGCGGCGAACACCCTGGAGTGGTTCGACATCATCGTGATGGACCGGGTGCCCGACGACATCCCGCGGCTGGCCGGGATCATCAACGCCCAGCACACCACCCCGTTGTCGCACACCAACGTGCTCGCCTCCGGCTGGAAGATCCCCAACGCCATCCAGCTCGGCGTGCTGGCGCGCATCGAGGCGGAAGGCCTTGACGGGCACTGGGTCGAGTACCGGGTGGAGTCCGGCGGCGCCGAGATCTCGTTGTCCCGCACCGAGGCCCCGGCCGACCTGGCCGCGCCGCCGGCCTGGCGCGCGCAGCAGATCACCCTGGAGGAGCCGGAGACCGAGCGCACGCCGATCCTGGACATGCACAAGCTGCGCGCCACCGACCGGCACCGCTACGGCACCAAGGCGGCCAACCTCGGCGAGCTGCGGCACGTGCTGGACCACGGCTCGGACCGCCTGCTCGGCTTCTACCAGGTGCCGCGCCCGCCCCGGCCGAACCTGCTCAGCTACCTGGCCCGCAACCTGGACGTGCCGGCGGACGACAAGCTCGCCACCGCCGCCTGGCAGTTCCTGCGGGAGAACGTGCGCATCCCGCGCGGCATCGCCGTCCCGTTCGCCGTGCAGCAGCGGTTCCTGGAGTCCTCCGCGCGCATCCAGCAGGCCATCGGCAAGCTGAAGATGGCCCTGGAGCTGGACGCGCCCGAGGTCGAACCGCTGAGCCTGGCGCTGCAGAAGCTGATCCGCGGCACCCGCATGCCTAGCGACATCCGGCAGGAGATCGACTCCGCGATCGTGGAGCAGCTCGGCGGCGTACGCACCTTCGTGGTCCGCAGTTCCTCCAACGCCGAGGACCTGGACGGCTTCTCCGCCGCGGGCATCTACGAGTCGGTCAACCACGTCAGCACCGCCGAGGCGATCTTCGACAGCATCAAGCTGGTCTGGGCCTCGCTGGTCTCCCCGCGCAGCGTCCGGTTGCGCCAGCAGGCCGGCATCTCGCTGGACGACTGCTACATGGGCGTGATCGTGCAGGAGCAGGTGGACGCCCCGGTCGGCGGCGTGCTGGTCACCACCAACCCGATGGCGCGCAACGACTTCCGCAACGTCTACGTCAACGTCTCACCGCAGGTCACCGACGTGGTCTCGGGCACGGTGCTGCCCATGCAGTACCTGTACAGCACGGTCGAGGGCGGCGGCCGCACGCTGTCGCTGGGCGATGCCGGGCAAGACCTGCCCGAGCCGATCCAGGCCATGCTGCAGAAGCTCGCGCTGGCGGGCAGGCTGCTCCAGTCGCACTTCTGTCCGGACTACACCTTCGCCGCGCCGGTGGACATCGAGTGGGTCACCAGCGCCGACCGCGTGCACATCCTCCAGCTGCGCCCCTACTCGGTCTGA
- a CDS encoding MFS transporter — protein MPLLLSRAPKTPVSAAAKRVIRLSIGFQFFFTLLLWTPIFYEYQRRFGLSAAEILGIQSIYYVAFCLLAVPTGMISDRLGYRNSMLAGSAILVAGNLLVVAAPSYWGFLAHFLLIAVARSLTIVATSAYLYTFLQRTGDSAAYKQSEGSARFYSLIGRIAAWPAVGLLMAWHLPSPYWITAISAAVAVLIAYRLPALPPSTVDIDSVTHSPLATMREALSVLRAAPVLQLLIVQGVAIFTLVRICQVNLFQPILLDKQLPVISHGAVLAAMTAFEALGSMRPGVLRRFLSDTRAVFLITIVMALTLAATVFAGIPGTIALLCVFALAGGFAFPIQRQLINDAIPETPYRATLLSIESIIDRAVCAVVALVLGSFLNRGALGEFLLYSAAGSLALMAVLAVLVPVTRRRLNAGTGSIG, from the coding sequence ATGCCACTGCTGCTCTCGCGCGCGCCCAAGACGCCGGTGTCCGCCGCCGCCAAGCGGGTCATCCGGCTGTCCATCGGCTTCCAGTTCTTCTTCACGCTGCTGCTGTGGACGCCGATCTTCTACGAGTACCAGCGCCGCTTCGGCCTGTCCGCGGCCGAGATCCTGGGCATCCAGAGCATCTACTACGTGGCGTTCTGCCTGCTGGCCGTGCCCACCGGGATGATCTCCGACCGCCTCGGCTACCGGAACTCGATGCTGGCCGGCTCGGCGATCCTGGTGGCCGGCAACCTGTTGGTGGTCGCCGCGCCGTCCTACTGGGGTTTCCTGGCGCACTTCCTGCTGATCGCGGTGGCCCGCTCGCTGACCATCGTGGCCACCAGCGCCTACCTGTACACCTTCCTGCAGCGCACCGGCGACAGCGCCGCGTACAAGCAGTCCGAGGGCAGCGCCAGGTTCTACAGCCTGATCGGCCGGATCGCCGCCTGGCCCGCGGTCGGCCTGCTGATGGCCTGGCACCTGCCCTCGCCGTACTGGATCACCGCGATCAGCGCCGCGGTCGCCGTGCTGATCGCCTACCGGCTGCCCGCCCTGCCACCGTCCACTGTGGACATCGACTCGGTGACGCACTCACCGCTGGCCACCATGCGCGAGGCGCTGTCCGTGCTGCGCGCCGCCCCGGTGCTCCAGCTGCTGATCGTGCAGGGCGTGGCCATCTTCACCCTGGTCCGCATCTGCCAGGTCAACCTGTTCCAGCCGATCCTGCTGGACAAGCAGCTCCCGGTGATCTCCCACGGCGCGGTGCTCGCCGCGATGACCGCCTTCGAGGCGCTGGGCTCGATGCGCCCCGGCGTGCTGCGCCGCTTCCTCAGCGACACCAGGGCCGTCTTCCTGATCACCATCGTGATGGCCCTGACCCTGGCCGCCACCGTCTTCGCCGGCATCCCCGGCACCATCGCCCTGCTCTGCGTCTTCGCACTGGCCGGCGGGTTCGCCTTCCCGATCCAGCGCCAGCTCATCAACGACGCCATCCCGGAAACCCCCTACCGCGCCACCCTGCTGTCCATCGAGTCCATCATCGACCGCGCCGTCTGCGCCGTGGTCGCCCTGGTGCTGGGCAGCTTCCTCAACCGGGGCGCGCTGGGCGAGTTCCTCCTGTACTCCGCGGCGGGTTCACTGGCACTCATGGCCGTTCTGGCCGTGCTGGTGCCGGTGACCCGTCGCCGCCTGAACGCGGGAACGGGCAGCATCGGCTGA
- a CDS encoding HNH endonuclease family protein: MARARTELGTLKVIAWAPMKGYSRERFKHWTTQGESCDTREFVLRREGEDVKTDKACKVISGRWRSVYDDKVMTGPEQLDIDHTVPLANAWRTGAADWSDERRSEFANDTRNPQLIAVSATSNRSKGDQDPSQWKPPVQGVWCTYAVHWIRVKAVYALGVTEAERGALTDMLGHCPK, from the coding sequence GTGGCCCGGGCGCGCACCGAGCTCGGCACGCTCAAGGTGATCGCCTGGGCGCCGATGAAGGGCTACTCGCGGGAGCGCTTCAAGCACTGGACCACCCAGGGCGAGTCCTGTGACACCAGGGAGTTCGTGCTCCGCCGCGAGGGCGAGGACGTCAAGACGGACAAGGCGTGCAAGGTCATCTCCGGCCGCTGGCGCAGCGTCTACGACGACAAGGTGATGACCGGCCCGGAGCAGCTGGACATCGACCACACCGTGCCGCTGGCCAACGCCTGGCGCACCGGCGCGGCGGACTGGTCCGACGAGCGCCGCTCGGAGTTCGCCAACGACACCCGCAACCCCCAGCTGATCGCGGTCTCCGCCACCAGCAACCGCTCCAAGGGCGACCAGGACCCCTCCCAGTGGAAGCCCCCGGTCCAGGGCGTCTGGTGCACCTACGCGGTGCACTGGATCCGGGTCAAAGCGGTCTACGCCCTCGGCGTGACCGAGGCCGAGCGCGGCGCGCTGACCGACATGCTCGGCCACTGCCCGAAGTAG
- a CDS encoding alpha/beta hydrolase fold domain-containing protein, translated as MRYQVAVDGGAIEVVVHRPVWLGPLPCYLHLPSGYDSHGELSDLATEAGCAIVSVEHRLGFGHPFPVALEDCYSALMWLLDNAALLELDATRLAVGGAREGADLAAALPLLIKERGGPAIVLQVLELPTRTPDPGADLAGLPPALIAVGEADTGRAAAERYARRLTKAGVPSTLHRLGPDSFAALPWRIELARTLRAAHVATRLPA; from the coding sequence ATGCGGTATCAGGTCGCTGTCGATGGCGGAGCGATCGAGGTGGTGGTTCACCGGCCGGTCTGGCTGGGCCCGCTGCCCTGTTACCTGCACCTGCCCAGCGGATACGACAGCCACGGCGAGCTCTCCGACCTGGCCACCGAGGCCGGCTGCGCGATCGTCTCGGTCGAGCACCGCCTCGGCTTCGGGCACCCGTTCCCGGTCGCCCTCGAGGACTGCTACTCAGCGCTGATGTGGCTGTTGGACAACGCGGCCCTGCTCGAACTCGACGCCACCCGGCTCGCCGTCGGCGGCGCGCGCGAAGGCGCCGACCTGGCCGCGGCCCTGCCGTTGCTGATCAAGGAACGCGGTGGGCCCGCGATCGTCTTGCAGGTCCTGGAGCTGCCCACGCGGACCCCGGACCCCGGCGCGGACCTGGCCGGTCTGCCGCCCGCGCTGATCGCGGTGGGTGAGGCGGACACCGGTCGCGCCGCCGCGGAACGCTATGCCCGGCGGCTGACCAAGGCCGGGGTGCCGAGCACGCTGCACCGGCTCGGGCCGGACTCCTTCGCGGCACTGCCCTGGCGGATCGAACTGGCCCGCACCCTGCGCGCGGCACACGTCGCCACCCGGCTACCGGCCTGA